The following proteins are encoded in a genomic region of Sesamum indicum cultivar Zhongzhi No. 13 linkage group LG8, S_indicum_v1.0, whole genome shotgun sequence:
- the LOC105168765 gene encoding homeobox-leucine zipper protein HAT5, whose translation MAVRRVVYGGGDSLDPTQKLKISSHDQQPLDSVFASAPSKPFLVSGSRAMLSFGSVGGANRSGNLFFSSSDQEESGDEYLEEYFSQPGKKRRLSADQIQFLEKSFEAENKLEPERKIQLAKELGLPPRQIAIWFQNRRARWKTRQLETDYDTLHASYMSLKTNYDNLLKENEKLKAEVLRLKDNGLARDTDKALFQEMLKETIADMISQDEESKVSAVAFKNEDQSLESGDSSHVVEPDRSDLSQNGEDDLNEELLQPDYMFHKIEDAHRHHPASSFYCGFPAEDHIFSFWSY comes from the exons ATGGCGGTTCGCCGGGTGGTCTACGGGGGCGGTGATTCTCTGGATCCAACGCAGAAACTTAAGATTTCTTCCCATGATCAGCAGCCTCTTGATTCTGTGTTTGCATCTGCTCCTTCAAAGCCTTTTCTTG TTTCAGGCTCAAGGGCAATGCTCAGTTTTGGATCTGTTGGTGGAGCAAACAGATCAGGGAACTTGTTTTTTTCATCATCTGACCAAGAAGAGAGTGGAGATGAATACTTGGAGGAGTACTTCAGTCAACCAGGAAAAAAGAGGCGTCTTTCAGCCGACCAAATCCAGTTTCTTGAGAAGAGTTTTGAGGCCGAGAATAAGCTTGAACCAGAAAGGAAGATCCAGCTTGCAAAGGAGCTAGGATTGCCGCCCCGACAAATCGCAATATGGTTCCAAAACCGCAGGGCTCGCTGGAAGACGAGGCAGCTGGAAACAGATTACGACACGTTACATGCAAGCTATATGAGCCTGAAAACCAACTACGATAACCTTCTTAAGGAGAACGAGAAACTGAAAGCGGAG GTTCTTCGTCTAAAAGACAACGGACTTGCCAGAGATACAGACAAAGCACTGTTCCAGGAAATGCTTAAAGAAACAATTGCTGATATGATTTCTCAAGACGAAGAATCCAAAGTGTCAGCAGTGGCTTTTAAGAATGAAGATCAAAGCTTAGAATCAGGCGACTCATCTCATGTTGTTGAGCCTGACCGCTCGGATTTATCGCAGAATGGAGAAGACGACTTGAACGAGGAATTGTTGCAGCCTGATTATATGTTTCATAAGATCGAAGATGCTCATCGTCATCATCCAGCTAGTTCCTTTTACTGTGGATTTCCAGCTGAAGACCACATCTTCAGTTTCTGGTCATATTGA
- the LOC105168764 gene encoding transmembrane protein DDB_G0273707/DDB_G0273361 yields MGTQIHARLNHVFLQQPSLPPLFTLSSHSSITGKCGLRKLNRVPGSWKANGLRRKELYVRSSSNAGVTFWENWVPEKSSKSPSLSDVLWPSAGAFAAMAILGKIDQILAPKGISMTIAPLGAVCAVLFATPTTPGARKYNMFVAQIGCAAIGVLAFSIFGPGWLARSTALAAALAFMIFTRAVHPPAASLPLLFIDGVKLHHLNFWYAFFPGAAGCILLCLIQEMVCYLKDNLKF; encoded by the exons ATGGGCACGCAAATTCACGCCCGTTTGAATCATGTTTTCTTGCAGCAGCCCTCTTTGCCGCCGCTTTTTACATTGTCTTCTCACAGTTCAATCACTGGGAAATGTGGGTTGAGGAAGTTGAACCGGGTTCCCGGATCGTGGAAGGCAAACGGGCTGAGAAGAAAGGAGCTTTATGTGAGATCATCAAGTAATGCGGGCGTGACGTTTTGGGAGAATTGGGTTCCTGAGAAAAGCTCGAAATCTCCTTCCCTCAGTGATGTTCTTTGGCCTTCTGCTG GTGCTTTTGCTGCAATGGCTATACTGGGTAAGATTGATCAAATTTTGGCACCAAAAGGCATTTCTATGACAATTGCACCGTTGGGAGCTGTTTGTGCCGTTCTCTTCGCCACGCCAACGACGCCCGGCGCTAGG AAGTACAACATGTTTGTGGCGCAAATTGGTTGTGCAGCAATAGGTGTCTTGGCATTCTCAATATTCGGGCCCGGATGGCTAGCGAGGAGCACGGCCCTCGCTGCCGCCTTGGCGTTCATGATTTTCACCCGTGCCGTACATCCACCAG CTGCCAGTTTACCATTGCTGTTTATCGATGGAGTTAAGCTGcatcatttgaatttttggtatGCTTTCTTCCCTGGTGCTGCTGGATGTATTCTCCTCTGTCTCATT CAAGAGATGGTATGTTATTTGAAGgacaatttgaaattttga
- the LOC105168767 gene encoding protein NRT1/ PTR FAMILY 4.6-like: MDKGQNWNRWEGYADWRNRPALRGRHGGMFAASFVLVVEVLENLAYLANASNLVLYLSKFMNFSPSASANNVTNFMGTAFLLALLGGFLSDSYFTTYCIYLISAITEFLGLLMLTMQAHIPSLKPPFCTSVNRNASCQVAERGKAVLLFMGLYLVALGVGGIKGSLPPHGAEQFDERTRHGRKQRSTFFNYFVFCLSCGALIAVTFVVWIEDNKGWQWGFGIATAAILISIPIFLLGSATYRIKIPTGSPITTIVKVLVAAIYKCWISRKRKTAIENMSTTPTTTTEASEDEEHANGNVEIQTAAQDLKFLNRALETMPAPRWLHCNVKQVEEVKSVIKILPIFMSTIMLHCCLAQLSTFSIQQAATMNTKIGSLRIPPASLPVFPVLFIMILAPVYNHIVIPVSRKLTNTEMGITHLQRIGTGLVLSIIAMATAALVEIKRKKVALQSGLINSTEPLPITFLWVALQYLFLGSADLFSLAGMMDFFFTEAPFSMRSLATSLSWASLAMGYYLSSVLVELVNCITGTFRHTPWLYGSNLNHYHLERFYWFMCILSGLNFLHYLFWARRYSYKTLGPDNHQKETGITNESPEV; the protein is encoded by the exons ATG GACAAGGGGCAAAACTGGAACAGGTGGGAAGGCTATGCAGATTGGAGAAATAGACCAGCCCTGAGAGGTCGTCATGGTGGCATGTTTGCAGCTTCTTTTGTCCTTG ttGTCGAAGTCTTGGAGAACCTAGCATACCTCGCCAATGCAAGCAACTTGGTTCTTTATCTCTCAAAGTTCATGAATTTTTCTCCATCTGCTTCAGCCAACAACGTTACCAACTTCATGGGCACTGCTTTTCTCCTTGCTCTTCTTGGTGGCTTCTTATCTGACTCCTACTTCACTACCTATTGCATCTATCTAATAAGCGCAATAACAGAATTTCTG GGTCTACTGATGCTCACCATGCAAGCTCACATTCCATCGCTGAAACCTCCCTTCTGCACTTCAGTCAACAGAAATGCTTCATGTCAGGTAGCTGAGAGGGGAAAGGCAGTACTGTTATTTATGGGTCTCTACTTGGTAGCATTAGGTGTTGGAGGAATAAAAGGTTCACTTCCTCCACATGGAGCCGAACAATTTGACGAGCGGACCCGACATGGAAGAAAGCAGAGATCGACATTCTTCAATTACTTTGTCTTCTGCCTCTCCTGTGGAGCATTAATTGCAGTAACATTTGTGGTGTGGATTGAAGATAACAAGGGGTGGCAATGGGGCTTCGGAATTGCAACTGCAGCAATATTGATCTCGATACCAATTTTCCTCCTCGGCTCAGCTACTTACAGGATAAAAATTCCCACAGGAAGCCCAATTACAACCATAGTCAAG GTTCTGGTAGCTGCAATATACAAGTGTTGGATttcaaggaaaagaaaaaccgCTATTGAGAACATGAGCACAACCCCAACAACTACAACTGAAGCCAGTGAGGATGAAGAACATGCTAACGGCAATGTAGAAATTCAGACGGCTGCGCAAGACCTCAAGTTCCTTAACAGAGCATTAGAGACCATGCCAGCCCCACGATGGCTTCATTGCAATGTAAAACAAGTCGAAGAAGTGAAATCAGTCATTAAGATCCTTCCAATTTTCATGTCAACCATTATGCTTCACTGCTGCCTCGCGCAGCTTTCCACTTTCTCCATACAACAAGCAGCCACCATGAACACTAAAATTGGATCTTTAAGAATTCCACCAGCCTCTCTTCCAGTATTTCCCGTTCTCTTCATTATGATACTTGCACCAGTCTATAATCACATTGTGATCCCGGTTTCAAGAAAGTTAACTAATACTGAAATGGGAATCACCCATCTACAACGAATTGGGACAGGCCTAGTTCTCTCAATCATAGCAATGGCTACAGCGGCTTTGGTGGAGATAAAAAGGAAGAAGGTGGCTCTACAATCAGGCCTCATAAATTCAACTGAACCTCTTCCTATCACATTCCTTTGGGTGGCTTTGCAATATCTCTTCCTTGGTTCAGCTGACCTTTTCAGCTTGGCTGGCATGATGGATTTCTTCTTCACAGAGGCCCCATTTAGCATGAGGTCATTGGCAACATCTCTATCCTGGGCCTCATTAGCAATGGGTTATTATCTTAGTTCAGTGCTCGTAGAACTAGTGAACTGTATCACAGGCACTTTTCGTCATACACCATGGCTCTACGGCAGTAATTTGAACCACTATCACTTGGAAAGATTTTATTGGTTCATGTGCATATTGAGTGGCTTGAACTTCTTGCATTATCTCTTCTGGGCACGACGCTACAGCTACAAAACGTTGGGACCTGACAACCACCAGAAGGAAACGGGAATCACAAATGAGTCACCAGAGGTTTGA